Genomic DNA from Bacteroidales bacterium:
CGGTTCGTTGTTTTTCGTATTATATACCCTTCCCTCTATAACCCCCTGCTGAGCTTTCAGCATTCCCGAGGAAAGGAAAAATACAGCTATCAGTGTAAATATTTTCGTCGTATTCATTGCCTTGGGTTTGTTGTCGCAGTTAAGACATAATCCTGAGCATATTGTTCAATAATTCCGACAAAAACTTAAACAGAACAGGGGGCAATTCCCTAATTCATTTATTTAAAGAAACTTACTCAGATCCAATTCGGGGTATTTGCTTTGCAGATTCCCGGCACGCTCACGGATCTGATTCTTCCGCTGTTCCAGGGATTCCCTGCTCAGGTTCAGGGACCGGTGTTCCTGCAGCTTTAACAGGGGTTCCAGATCCCGGATAATTTCAGCAGAGAGCTCGGCCACCAGCGCCTGCCGGAATTTCTCCCAGATGTAGGAGGCGGTTTTCTCACTGGTATGCAGCATATCATCGGCATAGTACCGGTAGTCGCGCAGTTCGTCCATCACGATTTCGAAGGAAGGAAAATAAAAGAAGCGGTCCGGAAATTTATTTCTCAAAGCATCGCCTGCTAGAAGGAGTGTTGCCTTGCTGAGCTGGTTCCCGTGAGCGCCATCTTTCCAGTGCCGCACCGGGCTGATGGTGTGAATGATCTTCAGGTCGCTGTTGAAATCAAACAACTGAGGCAGGAACGATTCATAGGCGGAAGTAATCTCTTGGGTGCTCAGCCGGGTCCGGGTAAACTCCCTGGCGGGGATCTTATGGCAGTTGCAGACCACCTGGCCGGTCTCCTTGTAGCGGTATACCCAGGAGGTTCCCCAGGTTAAAATCAGCAAGCCGGCTTTCGTAAGGAACTCCCTGGCCAGGCCAAAAGAATGGTTTATCTTCTCCAGGGCCTCCTCCCGGTCCGGGGAAGAGAACCCGGTATAGTGGTCAAAGGAGAACCAGAGCCCATGATGCTGTCTCAGATCCTCCGCCCGGTAACTCTCCCTGTGAATCAGTGCTTCCAGGCCTTTTTTCACAGACAGGGGATTGTAGATGACCCCGAAGGGATTTATACAGACCGGGAAAAGGTATCTCTCCAGCTTCCGTCCGATATGCTCGGTAAAACAGGATCCCATCATCAGCACCCGGGTCTGAGGATCCATCCTGAACGGATATTGGGGAAGAGTCACCTCGGTGATCAGTTTCATGACTTTACTTAATTTTAGTATCTACTAAGATAAAAGAAATGACCCATATGGCTCCATGAGAAAAATTATACATCTGGATATGGATTCGTTTTTCGCTTCGGTGGAACAACGGGATTTCCCCGAATATAAGGGAAAACCCCTGGTCGTAGGTCATCGGGGGCCCCGCTCCGTGGTGGCTGCCGCCAGCTATGAAGCCAGAAAATTCGGGGTTTATTCGGCCATGCCCATGTCCATCGCCCTCAGAAAGTGCCCCCGGCTTATCGTGGTGCCTCATCGTTTTGAAGCCTACCGGAAAGTATCGGACCAGATCCAAAGCATCTTTCACCAGTATACCGACCTGGTGGAACCCCTGTCGCTGGACGAAGCTTTTTTAGATGTCACGGAAGTTAAGCAGGGACCGGCTTCGGCTTCCTTAATCGCCATGGAGATCAAGAAGAAGATATGCCAACAGACCGGCTTAACAGCCTCGGCCGGAGTATCCTACAATAAGTTCCTTGCAAAGATAGCCTCTGACATGGATAAACCGGACGGATTCTACCTGATTAAACCAGAAGAAGCTGAAGGCTTCCTGGAGGAACTGGATATAGGCCTCTTTTTTGGAGTCGGGGAAAAAACAGAGCAAAAGATGCACCGGATGAATATTTTCAAAGGGAGGGATTTGAAATTGCTACCTCTTCCCGATTTGGTGAAACATTTCGGAAAGGCCGGGTCATACTTTTACCATGCTGTGCGGGGGATCGATGAACGTCCGGTGGTTTCGCACCGCGAACGCAAATCCATAGGCGCTGAACGAACCTTTGAAAGCGATCTGACGAATCTTGAGGATGTCAAAGAAAAACTGGCAGCCATTACAGACATCATCTGGAATCGCTGCAAAGCCAGTCAAAAATGGGGAAAGACCCTGACCCTGAAACTCCGCTTCGCCGATTTCAGCACCATTACCAGGAGCAGCACTTCCCCGAAAGCCTACACCAGGAAAGAAATAGAGGGCGTGGCTCTAAAACTACTTCCTTCCAGAGAAATTCAGGAA
This window encodes:
- a CDS encoding GSCFA domain-containing protein, which produces MKLITEVTLPQYPFRMDPQTRVLMMGSCFTEHIGRKLERYLFPVCINPFGVIYNPLSVKKGLEALIHRESYRAEDLRQHHGLWFSFDHYTGFSSPDREEALEKINHSFGLAREFLTKAGLLILTWGTSWVYRYKETGQVVCNCHKIPAREFTRTRLSTQEITSAYESFLPQLFDFNSDLKIIHTISPVRHWKDGAHGNQLSKATLLLAGDALRNKFPDRFFYFPSFEIVMDELRDYRYYADDMLHTSEKTASYIWEKFRQALVAELSAEIIRDLEPLLKLQEHRSLNLSRESLEQRKNQIRERAGNLQSKYPELDLSKFL
- the dinB gene encoding DNA polymerase IV gives rise to the protein MRKIIHLDMDSFFASVEQRDFPEYKGKPLVVGHRGPRSVVAAASYEARKFGVYSAMPMSIALRKCPRLIVVPHRFEAYRKVSDQIQSIFHQYTDLVEPLSLDEAFLDVTEVKQGPASASLIAMEIKKKICQQTGLTASAGVSYNKFLAKIASDMDKPDGFYLIKPEEAEGFLEELDIGLFFGVGEKTEQKMHRMNIFKGRDLKLLPLPDLVKHFGKAGSYFYHAVRGIDERPVVSHRERKSIGAERTFESDLTNLEDVKEKLAAITDIIWNRCKASQKWGKTLTLKLRFADFSTITRSSTSPKAYTRKEIEGVALKLLPSREIQEQGIRLLGLTMSNFQEKNHSGTRQLKIEFF